DNA sequence from the Archangium lipolyticum genome:
GCTGCTCGGACGCGCGGAGAAGGACCCCGTGGTGAAGGCGGTCGTCTTCACCTCCGGCAAGAAGGACGGCTTCGTGGCCGGGGCGAAGATCGACTTCCTCCAGACCCTCAAGACGGCCTCGGATGCCACCGCCGCCTCGCGCCATGGGCAGCAGGGCTTCGACAGGCTGGACGCGTTCCCCAAGCCGGTGGTGGCGGCCATCCACGGCGCGTGTCTGGGCGGCGGCCTGGAGTGGGCGCTCGCGTGTGACTACCGCATCGCCACCGACAGCCCGAAGACGACGCTCGGCCTGCCCGAGGTGCAGCTCGGCCTCATCCCCGGCGCGGGTGGTACCCAGCGGCTGCCGGCCCTCATCGGCGTGCAGGCCGCGTTGGACCTCATCCTCACCGGCAAGAACGTGAAGCCCTCCAAGGCCAGGAAGCTGGGCCTGGTGGACGAGGTGGTGCCCGCGCCCATCCTCCGCTCCGTGGCCGTGCGGCGCGCCCGCGAGCTGGCCGAGGGCATGCTCAAGGTGGAGCGTCCTCGCGGCCAGGGCCTCAAGGCGGTGGCGCAGCAGGGCAAGAAGGGCCTGGGCGGGCTGCTGGCGGGGTTGGCCAACAAGGAGCTGTGGGCCGAGGTCGCGCTCGAGGACAACCCGGTGGGCCGGAAGATCCTCTTCGATCAGGCGCGCAAGCAGCTGCGCAAGAAGACGCGGGGCAAGTACCCGGCGCCGGAGCGGGCGCTGGAGGCCATCCGCATCGGTGTGGAGTCCGGCCACGCGGCGGGCCTGGAGGCCGAGGCCCGGTTCTTCGGCGAGCTGGTGGTGTCCGACGTCTCCAAGCGGCTGGTGGAGATCTTCTTCGCCACCACCGCCCTCAAGAAGGAGAACGGCACCGCCAACGCGGACGTGAAGCCGCGCGAGGTGAAGAAGGTGGCCGTGCTCGGCGGCGGCCTGATGGGCGGCGGCATCGCCTACGTCAGCTCGGCGCTGCAGGGCGTGCCGGTGCGCGTGAAGGACAAGGACGATGCCGGCGTGGGCCGCGCCCTCAAGCAGGTGCAGGGCATCTACGATGAGCGGGTGAAGAAGCGCTCGCTCACGTGGCGTGAGGCGGCCTCGAAGATGGCGCTCGTCACCGGCGGCACCGGCTACGAGGGCTTCAAGAGCGCGGACGTGGTCATCGAGGCCGTCTTCGAGGACCTGGCCCTCAAGCACCGCATCATCGGCGAGGTGGAGGCCGTCACCCGCGAGGACTGCATCTTCGCCTCCAACACCTCCAGCATCCCCATCACCGAGCTGGCCAAGGGCTCCCGCCGGCCCGCCCAGGTCATCGGCATGCATTACTTCAGCCCGGTGAACAAGATGCCGCTGCTGGAGATCATCACCCACAAGGGCACCGCCGACTGGGTGACGGCCACCTGCGTGGAGGTGGGCAAGAAGCAGGGCAAGACGGTCATCGTCGTCAACGACGGGCCGGGCTTCTACACCTCGCGCATCCTCGCGCCGTACATGAACGAGGCCGCGTACCTGCTGGCCGATGGCGCCGACATCGCCGAGCTGGACAAGG
Encoded proteins:
- the fadJ gene encoding fatty acid oxidation complex subunit alpha FadJ is translated as MAAMKAQVLEAKQGFTYQVEDNVAILSFDLPGESVNTLSPDVGEAFAELLGRAEKDPVVKAVVFTSGKKDGFVAGAKIDFLQTLKTASDATAASRHGQQGFDRLDAFPKPVVAAIHGACLGGGLEWALACDYRIATDSPKTTLGLPEVQLGLIPGAGGTQRLPALIGVQAALDLILTGKNVKPSKARKLGLVDEVVPAPILRSVAVRRARELAEGMLKVERPRGQGLKAVAQQGKKGLGGLLAGLANKELWAEVALEDNPVGRKILFDQARKQLRKKTRGKYPAPERALEAIRIGVESGHAAGLEAEARFFGELVVSDVSKRLVEIFFATTALKKENGTANADVKPREVKKVAVLGGGLMGGGIAYVSSALQGVPVRVKDKDDAGVGRALKQVQGIYDERVKKRSLTWREAASKMALVTGGTGYEGFKSADVVIEAVFEDLALKHRIIGEVEAVTREDCIFASNTSSIPITELAKGSRRPAQVIGMHYFSPVNKMPLLEIITHKGTADWVTATCVEVGKKQGKTVIVVNDGPGFYTSRILAPYMNEAAYLLADGADIAELDKALVEFGFPVGPITLLDEVGIDVAQKVGPIMEAAFGKRMAAPKALEKVVSEGRLGRKNKKGFYTYDGKKKKEVDVSVYELLPHGKNRKQFDSREMAERCALQMVNEAVRCLGEGILRSARDGDVGAIFGLGFPPFLGGPFRYADSIGPAELLRRLEHYQDKYGERFTPAPYLVDMVKAGKTFYPR